The following are encoded in a window of Solidesulfovibrio magneticus RS-1 genomic DNA:
- a CDS encoding efflux RND transporter permease subunit, with protein sequence MKGLNLSEWAVTHRPLTLFLIILVSLAGTWSYLHLGRAEDPDFTVKQMIIGAAWPGATADEMQRLVADPIEKKLQEVPYFDKVHTYSRPGAVVMKLEIRESTPTAEVRECWYQVRKRVGDIRFNLPSGVQGPFFNDEFGDVDSVLYVLTGPDFTMRQLKDEAEAIRQALLRVPSVTKVRFYGEQTECIFVEINNAKLATLGIAPQAVFDSIAKQNEVTPAGTLETAADAVHLRVDGALKGVDALAEVPVASDGKVFRLGDIASFHRGPQDPPTFVARHEGQPAIALGVVMAKGGNILELGRDLDAAMANIRADLPLGFEISRVADQPQVVEESVDEFLRSFIEALVIVLAVSFLSLGWRTGIVVALAVPLVLAMVMTVMSALGMSLERISLGALIIALGLLVDDAIISVEMMVVKMEQGYDRVKAATYAWTATAFPMLTGTLVTAAGFLPVGFAKSSSGEYAGGIFWVVAIALVASWLVAVVFTPYLGLKLLPDFHRHGHEDPKAIYRTPIYLWLRRLVVWCVNHRKTVVCLTSLLFAASIVAFSFVSRQFFPSSSRPELLVEVRLPAGSAFKTTAKAVEALERVCQADREVKTSTSYIGSGAPRWFLPMAPELPDVSYGIIVLNTDDAASRDRVKARIEAFAAQGGLPEARVRVTTLFLGPPVGYPVQFRVIGPDAKRVREIAYQVRDVMRANPHTTDVNLDWNEQARAIRLVVDQDRARALGLTPQDIAESLQALLSGVTITQVRDGIELVNVVARAVPEERLRPEVLADLTVSIRNGKIIPLSQAARLEYVYEEPILWRQNRDLTITVRSEVVQGVQAPDVTMQIAPKLKPIVDALPPGYRIETGGAYEESGKANQSIAKLLPMAAGVMLVLLMFQVQSFPSLFLVLTTAPLGLIGAVGALLLFDQPFGFVAMLGVLALAGMIMRNTVILVDQIGKDIAEGMEAGEAVIDATIRRTRPVVLTALAAILAMIPLSRNIFWGPMAVAIMGGLFVATVLTLLFTPALYAMVFRIDRPEKQQTTMGSGRIAQ encoded by the coding sequence GTGAAAGGCCTCAACCTGTCCGAGTGGGCCGTCACCCACCGTCCCCTGACCCTGTTCCTTATCATCCTGGTCTCCCTGGCCGGGACCTGGTCGTACCTCCATCTCGGCCGGGCCGAAGACCCGGATTTCACGGTCAAACAGATGATCATCGGCGCGGCCTGGCCCGGGGCCACGGCCGACGAGATGCAGCGTCTGGTGGCCGACCCCATCGAGAAAAAGCTTCAGGAAGTTCCCTACTTCGACAAGGTGCACACCTATTCGCGGCCAGGGGCCGTGGTCATGAAGCTGGAGATCCGGGAATCCACGCCCACGGCCGAGGTGCGGGAATGCTGGTATCAGGTCCGCAAACGGGTGGGGGACATCCGGTTCAACCTGCCCTCTGGCGTCCAGGGACCCTTTTTCAACGACGAGTTCGGCGACGTGGATTCGGTGCTGTATGTCCTGACCGGCCCGGACTTCACCATGCGCCAGCTCAAGGACGAGGCCGAAGCCATCCGGCAAGCCCTGTTGCGCGTGCCGTCGGTGACCAAGGTGCGGTTTTACGGCGAACAGACCGAATGCATCTTCGTGGAGATCAACAACGCCAAGCTGGCGACGCTGGGGATCGCGCCCCAGGCCGTCTTCGACTCCATCGCCAAGCAAAACGAAGTGACCCCGGCCGGCACCCTGGAAACGGCCGCCGACGCCGTCCATCTGCGCGTGGACGGCGCGCTCAAGGGCGTCGACGCCCTGGCGGAAGTGCCCGTCGCCAGTGACGGCAAGGTGTTTCGCCTGGGCGACATCGCCAGCTTCCACCGAGGCCCCCAGGACCCGCCGACCTTTGTCGCCCGCCATGAAGGCCAGCCGGCCATCGCCCTGGGCGTGGTCATGGCCAAGGGCGGCAACATCCTGGAACTGGGGCGCGACCTGGACGCCGCCATGGCGAACATCCGGGCGGACCTGCCTCTGGGCTTCGAGATCAGCCGGGTGGCCGACCAGCCGCAGGTCGTGGAAGAATCCGTTGACGAATTCCTGCGCTCCTTCATCGAAGCGCTGGTCATCGTGCTGGCCGTGAGTTTTCTGTCCCTGGGCTGGCGCACGGGCATCGTCGTAGCCCTGGCCGTGCCGCTGGTGCTGGCCATGGTCATGACCGTCATGAGCGCCCTGGGCATGAGCCTGGAGCGCATCTCCCTTGGCGCGCTCATCATCGCCCTGGGGCTTCTGGTCGACGACGCCATCATTTCCGTGGAAATGATGGTGGTCAAAATGGAGCAGGGCTATGACCGGGTTAAGGCCGCCACCTATGCCTGGACGGCCACGGCCTTTCCCATGCTCACCGGCACCCTGGTCACGGCGGCCGGTTTCCTGCCCGTGGGCTTCGCCAAGTCCTCTTCCGGCGAATACGCCGGCGGCATCTTCTGGGTGGTGGCCATCGCCCTGGTCGCCTCCTGGCTGGTGGCCGTGGTGTTCACGCCCTATCTTGGCCTCAAGCTGCTGCCGGATTTCCACCGACACGGCCATGAAGATCCAAAGGCCATTTATCGCACGCCCATCTATCTTTGGCTGCGCCGCCTCGTGGTCTGGTGCGTGAACCATCGAAAAACGGTCGTGTGCCTCACCTCCCTGCTCTTTGCCGCCTCCATCGTGGCGTTCTCCTTCGTCTCGCGCCAGTTCTTCCCCTCCTCTTCCCGGCCGGAGCTGTTGGTCGAAGTGCGGCTGCCGGCCGGGTCCGCATTCAAGACCACGGCCAAGGCCGTGGAAGCCCTGGAAAGGGTTTGCCAGGCGGACCGGGAGGTCAAGACCTCCACCAGCTACATCGGCTCGGGCGCGCCCCGGTGGTTTTTGCCCATGGCGCCGGAACTCCCGGACGTGAGCTATGGCATCATCGTGCTCAATACGGATGACGCCGCCTCCCGTGACCGCGTCAAGGCCCGCATCGAGGCTTTTGCCGCCCAGGGAGGACTGCCCGAGGCCAGGGTGCGCGTGACCACGCTCTTTTTGGGCCCGCCGGTGGGCTATCCCGTGCAGTTTCGGGTCATCGGCCCCGACGCCAAGCGGGTGCGGGAAATCGCCTATCAGGTCCGCGACGTCATGCGCGCCAATCCCCACACCACCGACGTCAACCTCGATTGGAACGAGCAGGCCAGGGCCATCCGGCTGGTGGTGGACCAGGACCGGGCCAGGGCCTTGGGGCTGACCCCCCAGGACATTGCCGAATCCCTGCAGGCGCTGCTTTCCGGCGTCACCATTACCCAGGTCCGCGACGGCATCGAACTGGTCAACGTCGTGGCCCGGGCCGTTCCCGAGGAACGGTTGCGGCCGGAAGTCCTGGCCGATTTGACCGTCAGCATCCGCAACGGCAAGATCATTCCCCTGTCCCAGGCGGCGCGGCTGGAATACGTCTATGAGGAACCCATTCTCTGGCGGCAAAACCGCGATTTGACCATCACGGTCCGGTCGGAAGTCGTGCAGGGCGTGCAGGCCCCGGACGTCACTATGCAGATCGCGCCCAAGCTCAAACCCATCGTTGACGCGCTGCCGCCGGGCTACCGCATCGAGACCGGCGGGGCTTACGAGGAAAGCGGCAAGGCCAACCAGTCCATAGCCAAATTACTGCCCATGGCCGCCGGAGTCATGCTCGTCTTGCTGATGTTCCAGGTGCAAAGCTTCCCGAGCCTGTTTCTGGTGCTGACCACAGCCCCCTTGGGCTTGATCGGCGCGGTCGGCGCCTTGTTGCTCTTTGACCAGCCCTTCGGTTTCGTGGCCATGCTCGGCGTCTTGGCCCTGGCCGGCATGATCATGCGCAACACGGTTATTCTGGTAGACCAGATCGGCAAGGACATCGCGGAAGGGATGGAGGCCGGGGAAGCCGTCATCGACGCGACCATCCGCCGGACGCGGCCGGTGGTGCTGACGGCCCTGGCCGCCATCCTGGCCATGATCCCCTTGTCGCGCAACATCTTCTGGGGCCCCATGGCCGTGGCCATCATGGGCGGACTCTTCGTGGCGACGGTGCTGACGCTGCTTTTCACGCCGGCCCTGTACGCCATGGTGTTTCGTATCGACAGGCCAGAAAAGCAACAAACCACTATGGGGAGCGGACGAATTGCGCAATAG
- a CDS encoding LysR family transcriptional regulator, producing MIQRNSCGYDLNLLPLLLVLLEQKHVSRAAEVADVSQSSMSKVLLKARNIFGDDLLVRDGSGGRKGYRLTACALNLLKSLQNQLIPLMNLDSIRTFDPAESRRCFKVSASEMEAMYFLPNIMQKMIESGPGLSFNLFQTNNYTMELLSKNELDCSFWITSVPQGFSNKLLFDEKMVCLVSKNNFFKGDALSLDDYVSFGHVRTYHPGVNSSFIDDYLNKLGLSRKIVVMSHSFFTSASIASKTNLIASVPEKVAKILADFSGARIVDAPVELPTFGLYLIWNKLMDTDPGLGWFIQQLLDVDHSKC from the coding sequence ATGATTCAGCGGAATAGTTGTGGTTATGATTTGAATTTGTTGCCTCTTTTGCTTGTTTTGCTTGAACAAAAACATGTGTCGCGAGCTGCAGAAGTGGCCGATGTGAGTCAGTCCTCTATGAGTAAAGTCCTTTTGAAAGCCCGAAATATTTTCGGTGACGATCTGTTGGTGCGAGATGGGTCTGGTGGGAGAAAAGGATATCGCTTAACTGCTTGCGCATTAAACTTGCTTAAATCTCTGCAAAATCAGTTAATACCCCTAATGAATCTTGACAGTATTCGAACGTTCGATCCGGCAGAGAGTCGTAGATGCTTTAAAGTATCTGCTTCTGAAATGGAGGCTATGTATTTTTTGCCGAATATTATGCAAAAAATGATTGAGTCAGGGCCAGGGTTGTCTTTTAATCTTTTTCAAACCAATAACTACACAATGGAACTTCTTAGCAAAAATGAACTTGATTGTTCATTCTGGATAACAAGCGTCCCGCAAGGATTTTCGAATAAACTTTTGTTTGATGAAAAAATGGTTTGTTTGGTGTCCAAAAATAATTTCTTTAAAGGGGATGCTTTGTCATTGGATGATTATGTGTCTTTTGGACACGTTAGGACATATCACCCTGGTGTGAATTCAAGCTTTATCGATGACTACCTAAATAAGCTTGGTCTAAGTCGAAAAATTGTCGTGATGTCTCATTCTTTTTTTACTTCTGCTAGTATAGCGTCAAAAACAAATTTGATTGCTTCAGTTCCTGAAAAGGTTGCTAAAATTTTGGCTGACTTTTCTGGTGCCCGTATAGTTGATGCTCCAGTAGAACTTCCCACTTTTGGCTTGTACCTTATTTGGAATAAATTGATGGACACTGATCCCGGGTTAGGATGGTTTATTCAACAATTACTGGATGTCGATCACAGTAAGTGTTGA
- the tnpA gene encoding IS66 family insertion sequence element accessory protein TnpA produces MATSAAEGCSEKAAYWTEHIAAWHKSGLSQGAYCRRHGLSQSSLSYWRKRLGATDDVGVASFVTIVPVPLLASAQADMATVPEPLLVHVGDGFRIEIRGDFAAPVLEKLVRTLTRL; encoded by the coding sequence ATGGCCACATCAGCAGCAGAGGGATGTTCCGAGAAGGCGGCATACTGGACTGAACATATTGCGGCTTGGCACAAGAGCGGCCTGAGTCAAGGGGCATACTGCCGGCGGCATGGTCTTTCTCAAAGTTCCCTGAGCTATTGGCGGAAGCGTTTAGGGGCAACGGACGACGTGGGAGTCGCGTCTTTCGTCACCATCGTCCCCGTGCCGCTGCTCGCGTCGGCTCAAGCAGACATGGCAACCGTACCTGAACCGCTGCTGGTACATGTAGGTGACGGCTTTCGCATCGAGATCAGAGGCGACTTCGCCGCGCCGGTGCTGGAAAAGCTTGTCCGCACGCTGACACGGCTATGA
- the tnpC gene encoding IS66 family transposase — MAASQADQQEHIVQLEQRLQLLNLIIYGRKSEKKPRTGQEQQLSLFDEAEQTAEEHKPQTFVEACAPASTRRKRGRRPIPAALPRVEIIHDLPESEEACACGACLVRIGEEVSEKLDIVPAKIQVIRHIRPKYACRTCEGVEDDGPTVKTAPMPPQIIPQGIVTPGLLAHVAVAKYADTLPLYRQEDQFARLGLDISRGTLAGWMIRVAKACEPLIDMIIAAIRSGPIVNMDETTVQVLAEPGRANTTKSFMWVARGGTPGKPVVLFRYHPSRAGNVAAEILGDFKGYLQTDGYSGYEALGEREGLRHLGCLAHVRRKFVEVEKSAGKKAKGSTAHAVLDLIGKLYGVEHQAEKQQLNPEQIKVLRAEKSRPILDKLKALLDARASTTPPKSLLGKAIGYALKQWDRLVVYLEDGRLRPDNNLAENAIRPFAVGRKNWLFSGHPRGADASAIIYSLIETAKANGLEPYRYLRHLFEHLPAATTNAPRKALLPQDIDPQSLIIPA; from the coding sequence ATGGCTGCCAGTCAGGCTGACCAGCAAGAGCACATCGTCCAACTTGAGCAGCGCCTTCAGCTCCTGAACCTGATCATTTACGGGCGAAAGTCCGAGAAAAAGCCCCGTACCGGCCAGGAGCAGCAGCTCTCCCTGTTCGACGAGGCCGAGCAGACTGCGGAGGAGCACAAACCGCAGACCTTCGTGGAGGCCTGCGCCCCGGCGAGCACCCGCCGCAAACGCGGCCGTCGCCCCATCCCTGCTGCTCTGCCCCGGGTAGAGATCATCCACGACCTGCCGGAATCGGAAGAGGCTTGCGCTTGCGGCGCGTGCCTGGTCCGCATCGGTGAGGAAGTCAGCGAAAAGCTCGACATCGTGCCGGCCAAAATCCAGGTCATCCGCCACATCCGGCCAAAATACGCCTGCCGGACCTGCGAAGGTGTGGAGGACGATGGGCCGACGGTGAAAACCGCGCCCATGCCGCCCCAAATCATCCCCCAGGGCATCGTGACCCCGGGCCTTTTGGCCCATGTCGCCGTTGCCAAGTATGCCGACACGCTGCCCCTGTACCGCCAGGAGGATCAGTTCGCTCGCCTGGGGCTGGACATCTCTCGGGGAACCCTGGCTGGCTGGATGATCCGCGTGGCCAAGGCCTGCGAGCCGCTCATCGACATGATCATCGCTGCAATTCGTTCCGGTCCCATCGTCAACATGGACGAAACCACGGTCCAGGTGCTTGCCGAACCAGGTCGGGCCAACACCACGAAATCCTTCATGTGGGTTGCCCGGGGCGGAACACCGGGAAAACCGGTCGTGCTCTTTCGCTATCATCCGAGCCGGGCCGGCAACGTGGCTGCGGAAATTCTGGGCGACTTCAAAGGCTATCTGCAGACCGACGGCTACAGCGGCTATGAGGCCCTGGGCGAACGGGAAGGCCTGCGCCATCTCGGCTGCTTGGCCCATGTCCGGCGCAAGTTCGTCGAGGTCGAGAAGTCCGCTGGCAAGAAGGCCAAAGGCAGCACGGCCCATGCCGTCCTCGATCTGATCGGCAAACTCTACGGCGTGGAGCACCAAGCCGAAAAGCAGCAGCTCAATCCAGAGCAGATCAAGGTCCTGCGAGCCGAAAAATCCAGGCCGATCCTGGACAAGCTTAAGGCGCTGCTCGATGCCCGCGCCTCCACCACCCCGCCTAAGAGTCTGCTCGGCAAGGCCATCGGCTATGCCCTCAAGCAGTGGGACCGGCTCGTCGTCTATCTGGAAGACGGCCGACTGCGTCCGGACAACAACCTGGCCGAAAACGCCATCCGTCCCTTTGCCGTGGGCCGCAAAAACTGGCTGTTCTCAGGCCATCCGCGCGGAGCCGACGCCTCGGCTATCATCTACTCCCTCATCGAAACGGCCAAAGCCAACGGGCTGGAGCCATACCGCTATCTGCGCCACCTCTTCGAGCACTTGCCGGCGGCAACCACTAACGCCCCACGCAAGGCCCTCCTGCCCCAGGACATCGATCCACAAAGCCTGATCATCCCGGCCTGA
- the tnpB gene encoding IS66 family insertion sequence element accessory protein TnpB (TnpB, as the term is used for proteins encoded by IS66 family insertion elements, is considered an accessory protein, since TnpC, encoded by a neighboring gene, is a DDE family transposase.) has protein sequence MSPVSGVRVYLAMGATDMRKFIDGLSILVSRQLQLDPFAGHLFGFCNRSRTIIKLLYWDRNGFCLWHKRLEQHVFRWPTREAEVLAIDSRQLAWLLDGLDPLAVTGHSRLEYSTLF, from the coding sequence ATGTCGCCGGTAAGCGGCGTCCGGGTTTACTTGGCTATGGGAGCCACAGACATGCGCAAGTTCATCGACGGGCTGTCCATCCTGGTCTCACGCCAGCTGCAACTCGATCCGTTCGCCGGTCACCTTTTTGGCTTTTGCAACCGCAGCCGGACGATCATCAAGCTGCTCTACTGGGATCGCAACGGCTTTTGTCTGTGGCACAAGCGTCTGGAGCAGCATGTGTTTCGCTGGCCAACCCGCGAGGCGGAGGTGCTGGCCATTGACTCCCGGCAACTCGCCTGGCTGCTTGACGGTCTCGATCCCCTGGCCGTGACGGGACACTCCCGCTTGGAGTATTCGACGCTCTTTTAG
- a CDS encoding efflux RND transporter periplasmic adaptor subunit gives MSMEHPFALAKHVTRQCRARLFLAALCLGLAGCHEAAPSPPFRPVVNTMRVTLDTATARRTYPGVVVARHEVQESFRVGGRIEKRLVDVGDHVREGQVLATLDEKDLRLSVESAQAELRAALSNKDQTASDDKRYATLLSKHVVSQSEYDLKHLAADEARSRVERAESALKLAMSQLGYARLVASTDGVVTKTSAEAGQVVPQGQSVVTLARKGALEVLVDIPERRLQDIKDTQAEISLWANHDARFRAVLRETSPSADPATRTYAVRYSLPDADAAVRLGMTATLHLSEAAAAPTARIPASALLNQGSGPGVWRVDVQTGQLTLVPVTVDHYTEGEAYVRSDQLATGDAIVTTGVQKLDKGLTVRLAGAGAEDVR, from the coding sequence ATGTCCATGGAACACCCCTTCGCTTTGGCGAAACACGTCACACGGCAGTGCCGGGCACGGCTTTTCCTGGCGGCCCTGTGTCTGGGCCTTGCCGGTTGCCACGAAGCCGCGCCAAGTCCCCCTTTCCGGCCGGTGGTCAACACCATGCGCGTCACCCTGGACACGGCCACGGCCAGGCGCACCTACCCCGGCGTGGTCGTAGCCCGCCACGAGGTGCAGGAATCCTTCCGGGTTGGCGGACGCATCGAAAAGCGGCTGGTGGACGTCGGCGACCATGTCCGGGAAGGCCAGGTGCTGGCGACTTTGGACGAAAAGGATCTGCGCCTTTCGGTGGAGAGCGCCCAGGCCGAACTGCGGGCGGCCCTGTCCAACAAGGACCAGACCGCCAGCGACGACAAGCGCTATGCCACGCTGCTGTCCAAGCATGTGGTCAGCCAGTCCGAATACGATCTCAAGCATCTGGCCGCCGACGAGGCCCGTTCGCGGGTGGAGCGCGCCGAGAGCGCCCTCAAGCTGGCCATGAGCCAGCTGGGCTATGCCCGGCTCGTGGCCAGCACCGACGGCGTGGTCACCAAAACCAGCGCCGAGGCCGGCCAGGTCGTGCCCCAGGGGCAAAGCGTGGTCACCCTGGCCCGCAAGGGCGCGCTGGAAGTGCTGGTCGACATCCCCGAACGCCGGCTGCAGGACATCAAGGACACCCAGGCGGAAATCTCCCTGTGGGCCAATCATGACGCCCGCTTCCGGGCCGTGCTGCGCGAAACGTCCCCATCGGCCGATCCGGCCACCCGGACCTATGCCGTGCGCTACTCCCTGCCCGACGCCGACGCCGCCGTGCGCCTGGGCATGACGGCCACGCTGCACCTCTCCGAGGCCGCCGCCGCCCCGACCGCCCGCATCCCGGCCAGCGCCCTGCTCAACCAGGGCAGCGGCCCGGGCGTCTGGCGCGTCGACGTCCAAACCGGCCAGCTGACCCTGGTCCCGGTCACGGTGGACCACTACACCGAGGGCGAGGCCTATGTGCGAAGCGACCAGCTCGCCACCGGCGACGCCATCGTCACCACCGGCGTCCAAAAGCTCGACAAGGGGCTGACCGTTCGCCTGGCCGGCGCGGGAGCGGAGGACGTCCGGTGA
- a CDS encoding TetR/AcrR family transcriptional regulator: MGRKKTTASDAAAIKLQIIETAENLFRQVGYAKTTVTDIAKALGMSQANIYRYFPSKAAINEAICDRLVHQIEAQCWESLVQDGTSTERLKRFIKEYHRTVKNSIIKEKRLYDMVAVAMDEHWSVIQGHSDRIKDLFKIIIEQGMSSGEFRRVHSNTMAKALHGSLAVFIYPSLLEHEINDEDNDNGQDRLDADLDQLLDLLLHGLCSGEK; encoded by the coding sequence ATGGGCCGAAAAAAAACCACCGCCTCCGACGCGGCGGCCATCAAACTGCAGATCATCGAGACCGCCGAAAATCTCTTTCGTCAGGTCGGCTACGCCAAGACCACCGTCACCGACATCGCCAAGGCGCTGGGGATGAGCCAGGCCAACATCTACCGCTATTTTCCCTCCAAAGCGGCCATCAATGAGGCTATCTGCGACCGGCTGGTGCATCAGATCGAAGCGCAATGCTGGGAATCCTTGGTGCAGGACGGCACGTCCACCGAACGCCTGAAGCGCTTCATCAAGGAATATCACCGCACGGTCAAAAACAGCATCATCAAGGAAAAGCGGTTGTACGACATGGTGGCCGTAGCCATGGACGAGCATTGGTCCGTCATCCAGGGCCACAGTGACCGCATCAAGGATTTATTCAAAATCATCATCGAGCAGGGCATGTCGTCGGGCGAATTCCGGCGCGTCCACAGCAACACCATGGCCAAGGCCCTGCATGGTTCCCTGGCGGTCTTCATCTATCCCTCGCTGCTCGAACACGAGATCAACGACGAGGACAACGACAACGGACAGGATCGCCTCGACGCCGATCTTGACCAACTCCTTGATCTACTCTTGCACGGCCTCTGCTCGGGCGAAAAATAG